The following are encoded together in the Prionailurus viverrinus isolate Anna chromosome B3, UM_Priviv_1.0, whole genome shotgun sequence genome:
- the CALM1 gene encoding calmodulin-1: MADQLTEEQIAEFKEAFSLFDKDGDGTITTKELGTVMRSLGQNPTEAELQDMINEVDADGNGTIDFPEFLTMMARKMKDTDSEEEIREAFRVFDKDGNGYISAAELRHVMTNLGEKLTDEEVDEMIREADIDGDGQVNYEEFVQMMTAK; this comes from the exons ATG GCTGATCAGCTGACCGAAGAGCAGATTGCTG AGTTCAAGGAAGCTTTCTCCCTATTTGACAAAGATGGCGATGGTACCATCACAACAAAGGAACTTGGAACCGTCATGAGGTCACTGGGTCAGAACCCAACAGAAGCCGAATTGCAGGATATGATCAACGAGGTGGATGCTGACG gtaATGGCACCATTGACTTCCCAGAATTTTTGACTATGATGgctagaaaaatgaaagatacagACAGTGAAGAAGAAATTCGCGAGGCATTCCGAGTCTTTGACAAG GATGGCAACGGTTACATCAGTGCGGCAGAACTACGTCACGTCATGACAAACTTAGGCGAAAAACTAACAGATGAAGAAGTAGATGAAATGATCAGAGAAGCAGATATCGATGGAGACGGGCAAGTCAACTATGAAG aATTCGTACAGATGATGACTGCAAAGTGA